A window of the Cicer arietinum cultivar CDC Frontier isolate Library 1 chromosome 6, Cicar.CDCFrontier_v2.0, whole genome shotgun sequence genome harbors these coding sequences:
- the LOC101505036 gene encoding guanylyl cyclase 1 has product MWPIYLLFNKILKPEDEREIKGENLSVIEPYLYQHSSCNIDSHPPSLRRSLFIEVPHINQIYTWDCGLACILMVLKTIGDNNCDIQALAELCSTTSIWTVDLAYLLQRFSVTFSYFTVTFGANPNYCVESFYKEELPNDLERVDMLFQEAMEAGIDIQCRSISEQEISFLILSGKYIAIALVDHSKLSHAGQDVHVPGIFCNNSDYTGHYVLICGFDAGADMFEIRDPASSRKHKRISSKSLQEARKAFGTDEDLLLISLEKSKNDHQPPLQLSIHSNTDS; this is encoded by the exons ATGTGGCCCATATACTTGCTATTCAACAAGATTCTTAAGCCGGAAGATGAAAGAGAAATAAAAGGAGAAAATTTGAGTGTGATAGAACCATACCTGTATCAGCATTCATCATGTAACATAGATTCTCATCCTCCTTCGCTACGGCGTTCACTTTTCATTGAA GTACCTcacataaatcaaatatatacatggGATTGTGGCCTTGCTTGTATATTAATGGTTCTGAAAACTATTGGTGACAACAATTGCGATATTCAAGCACTGGCTGAACTATGCTCCACAACTAG CATTTGGACTGTTGATTTGGCATATTTGTTACAGAGATTTTCTGTTACTTTTTCCTACTTCACAGTGACATTTGGTGCGAACCCAAACTATTGTGTTGAATCCTTTTACAAG GAGGAATTGCCTAATGATCTAGAAAGGGTGGATATGCTGTTTCAGGAAGCAATGGAGGCTGGAATTGATATACAG TGCAGGTCAATTAGTGAGCAAGAGATTTCCTTTCTCATATTGTCTGGGAAATATATAGCCATTGCATTAGTTGATCACAGTAAATTGAG TCATGCAGGGCAAGATGTTCATGTCCCTGGCATCTTCTGCAATAACTCTGACTACACAG GTCACTATGTGTTGATATGTGGCTTTGATGCTGGAGCAGATATGTTTGAGATTAGAGATCCTGCTAGCTCTAG GAAACATAAAAGGATATCTTCAAAGTCTTTACAAGAAGCTCGCAAGGCCTTCGGTACTGATGAGGATCTTCTCTTG ATATCTTTGGAAAAGAGCAAGAACGATCATCAACCTCCTCTGCAACTTTCCATCCATTCCAATACTGATTCTTGA